A genomic region of Salinibacter pepae contains the following coding sequences:
- a CDS encoding tetratricopeptide repeat protein, with the protein MIAYHRLFGAFLICMTGIIGGTGPLHAQPVELLYEESGVFGDARRVTIGHADEEGTVPPDTSVVRASDRVYFAVRPAGDWTFDPDDKQTLQNITPVQDTSALVPETLTLVGGEEEGARAAVMSMPKSRIDWFAPVTFRHTIDTTRGLSLSEQYAPAYPFLRRAYQEGQRHLHVGRPLRAIRALRPFHGPAPPPFSFVDEAKALLDTASTQILDEARSRFRTLRRDLVSEPDAAGLARLDSFRVRLDSIRPALVSYAEARAETDLPVQNRIETLVHSADQLHSDVRSTYRRETLRIFLRGTYENPKLRLYLAALTQLLVAPDSAFSVSTLQVSPLRPAVLRTPRYAEIQQRLQSEGWENEFREIIDLVNENIHERQQVFGDEIMQSLRLRRPAAPQPYFEVIAAMNARLAEDQTRFADAWGRALEKVTDVSLLHDLQRWRLASRVAPGTVPERALRLAEEARSHQRAGRLGAANARLQLAARLAEPYAPLYYELGELKQAQGDTLRARKDFRRARALADAYAPPEVKMLRQLLAQQKYERALMRADSLLQEQSYWLLYLPKARALLGMNRHAEARRVLRGRCEPLNDESHALYALLAEAYVGMDVWEGVRWAVQQAAALRPRRSAFVERVSAVRATATERGLSLTKAAGDSISAEELRRRADTTRGIRTRDGNRPRDD; encoded by the coding sequence ATGATTGCCTACCACCGACTCTTCGGGGCATTTCTGATCTGCATGACGGGAATCATTGGGGGGACCGGCCCCCTCCACGCCCAACCCGTTGAGCTCCTGTACGAGGAGAGCGGTGTGTTCGGCGACGCGCGGCGGGTGACCATCGGCCACGCCGACGAAGAGGGCACGGTCCCGCCAGATACGAGCGTCGTCCGGGCGTCAGATCGGGTCTATTTTGCAGTCCGGCCGGCTGGGGACTGGACGTTCGACCCCGACGACAAACAAACCTTGCAGAATATCACTCCGGTGCAGGACACCTCGGCACTCGTCCCCGAGACCCTGACGCTGGTCGGAGGAGAGGAGGAGGGGGCGCGTGCTGCGGTCATGTCGATGCCCAAGTCACGGATTGATTGGTTCGCCCCGGTCACGTTCCGCCACACGATCGACACGACGAGGGGGCTTTCGCTGAGCGAGCAGTACGCCCCAGCGTACCCGTTCCTCCGGCGGGCTTATCAGGAGGGGCAGCGGCACCTGCACGTCGGCAGGCCCCTCCGCGCCATTCGGGCCCTCCGCCCGTTCCACGGCCCCGCACCCCCGCCGTTTTCGTTCGTAGACGAGGCGAAGGCGCTTCTCGACACCGCCAGCACTCAGATTCTCGACGAGGCCCGGTCGCGGTTTCGGACGCTACGGCGGGACCTTGTGTCCGAGCCCGACGCCGCGGGGCTCGCCCGCCTCGACTCGTTTCGCGTGCGCCTCGATTCGATCCGGCCGGCTCTGGTCTCCTACGCCGAAGCGAGGGCGGAAACGGACCTGCCGGTCCAGAACCGAATCGAAACCCTCGTCCACTCCGCCGACCAACTCCATTCCGACGTCCGCAGCACCTATCGCCGCGAAACCCTACGCATTTTCCTGCGCGGGACGTACGAGAACCCGAAGCTCCGTCTCTACCTCGCCGCCCTGACGCAGCTACTGGTGGCCCCGGATTCCGCCTTTTCTGTCTCAACCCTTCAGGTCAGTCCGCTCCGCCCGGCAGTGCTTCGCACGCCGCGCTACGCAGAGATTCAGCAGCGGCTTCAGTCGGAAGGATGGGAAAACGAGTTTCGGGAAATTATCGACTTGGTGAACGAAAACATTCACGAGCGACAACAGGTCTTTGGGGACGAGATCATGCAAAGCCTCCGTCTGCGACGACCGGCGGCGCCCCAGCCCTACTTCGAGGTCATTGCGGCGATGAACGCACGCCTCGCCGAGGACCAGACGCGGTTCGCCGACGCGTGGGGCCGAGCGCTCGAAAAGGTGACCGACGTTTCCCTCCTACATGATTTGCAGCGATGGCGATTGGCCAGCCGGGTTGCCCCGGGCACTGTCCCGGAGCGGGCCTTGAGGCTTGCAGAGGAGGCCCGTTCCCACCAGCGGGCCGGCCGACTCGGCGCCGCAAACGCCCGCCTCCAGCTGGCTGCACGGCTGGCGGAGCCGTACGCCCCCCTGTATTACGAGCTGGGAGAGCTCAAGCAGGCGCAGGGGGACACGTTGAGGGCCCGGAAAGATTTCAGGCGGGCACGTGCCCTGGCCGACGCGTACGCCCCACCGGAGGTAAAAATGCTCCGTCAGTTGTTGGCGCAGCAGAAGTACGAGCGGGCCTTGATGCGGGCCGACTCGCTCTTGCAGGAGCAGTCGTACTGGCTGTTGTACCTGCCGAAGGCGCGGGCCCTGCTGGGAATGAATCGGCACGCCGAGGCGCGGCGGGTGCTTCGGGGGCGCTGCGAGCCCCTCAATGACGAGAGCCACGCCCTGTACGCGCTTCTTGCGGAGGCCTATGTCGGCATGGATGTCTGGGAGGGGGTCCGGTGGGCCGTGCAGCAGGCCGCCGCGCTACGGCCGCGCCGCTCAGCGTTTGTGGAGCGGGTGTCGGCGGTGCGTGCCACGGCCACCGAGCGGGGCCTCTCCCTCACCAAGGCGGCAGGGGACTCGATAAGTGCCGAGGAGCTCCGCCGGCGTGCCGACACGACGCGAGGGATTCGGACCCGAGACGGAAACCGACCACGGGACGACTGA
- the dnaE gene encoding DNA polymerase III subunit alpha, whose protein sequence is MPNFSHLHCHTQYSLLDGAAGIEPLIESAERRDIPAVAITDHGNLYGVPEFYTTAQKSDVQPIIGCEFYLTPSGIQDQSDPTRYHQVLLAKNQTGYENLMQLSSTSFLEGFYYKPRIDLDLLRKHHEGLVATTCCLQGQVPQMILNQGEAAAQEKFEEYLDIFGDDYYIEIQDHDIDDQHTVNEVLLEWARAYDVEVLATNDVHYVNQQDHEAQDILLCLQTGDDYNDPNRMRFSNDQFYLKDSGGMMEALTGIPEEFQREALVNTNKVADKCAFDLPMGDLLMPHYPIPDGFEDMDGYLRHLAFERAKERYGDPLPQTVVNRLNHELGIIADEGYSGYFLIVQDFTDAARELDVRVGPGRGSAAGSCVSYCLGITNVDPLEYDLLFERFLNPERVSMPDIDIDFDDRGREKVIDYVVEKYGQENVCQIVTFGTMGAKTAVRDVSRVLDIPLDRADEIAKMIPDGPGVDLEQAFDENPDFRALKDANNPEVSKMMQYAEVLEGSVRHTGVHAAGVIIAPGEISDYVPVSVAKSKGEEVVTTQYDGDWVEEFGLLKMDFLGLKTLTLIEDAVELVEDTRDVDLNIDDIPLDDEATFELFQRGDTVSIFQFESTGMREHLRKLKPTEIGDLIAMNALYRPGPMENIPTYVARKHGREEVEYPHPLLEDILEPTYGIAVFQEQVMQMARELAGFSLGEADILRRAMGKKKEKLMRKQREKFIKGCEAENGIPEDEADELFDIINEFAGYGFNKSHSAAYSLVAYRTAYLKAHYPPEFMAAAMTNEMDNTDKLSKVLEEARSMGLEVLPPSINRSQSRFTVEQGPDGAYRVRFGLAAIKNAGEKAINALIDAREEHGPFDSIFDLTKNVDLGTVNKRTLEALAQAGALDDLEGHRAQLMEIMDKAVRYGQKVQHDRMAGQNSLFGNGDAGTEAMQPGLPDVETWAKSQRLKEEHEVLGFYVSGHPLDEYRAEADAFATAHFGEPDQLEQVIEQAAGGDGRNRGPVRTFCGIITEVDRNTTKSGKPIAFATIEDFTGQGEMVIFSSILDRVQPYLEVDNVVLAKGNVEVRGGTVKVLAKDLTPMWKVREQMVSEVILTVDLDQVMPDELQTFRQLCERTEGNCTLYFDVDAPELRGQERLRSRAYVVEPTAEFMRGAQRIFGPDNIALKGN, encoded by the coding sequence ATGCCCAATTTTTCCCACCTCCACTGCCACACGCAGTACTCCCTCCTCGACGGCGCCGCCGGCATTGAGCCACTCATCGAGAGCGCCGAGCGCCGCGACATTCCGGCCGTCGCCATTACCGACCACGGCAATCTCTACGGCGTCCCGGAGTTCTACACCACGGCCCAGAAGTCCGACGTCCAGCCAATCATTGGGTGCGAGTTTTACCTGACGCCGAGCGGCATTCAAGACCAGTCCGACCCGACTCGCTATCACCAGGTTCTCCTGGCGAAAAACCAGACCGGCTACGAGAACCTGATGCAGCTCTCCTCCACCTCCTTCCTGGAGGGCTTCTACTACAAGCCGCGCATCGACCTTGACCTCCTCCGCAAGCACCACGAGGGGCTCGTGGCCACCACCTGCTGCCTGCAGGGCCAGGTGCCGCAGATGATTTTGAACCAGGGCGAAGCGGCGGCCCAGGAAAAGTTTGAGGAGTACCTGGACATCTTCGGGGACGACTACTACATCGAGATCCAGGACCACGACATCGACGACCAGCACACCGTCAACGAGGTGCTGCTGGAGTGGGCCCGGGCGTACGACGTGGAGGTGCTGGCCACCAACGACGTCCACTACGTCAACCAGCAGGACCACGAGGCACAGGACATCCTGCTCTGCCTCCAGACGGGGGACGACTACAACGATCCCAACCGGATGCGCTTCAGCAACGACCAGTTTTACCTGAAGGACTCGGGGGGCATGATGGAGGCCCTCACGGGGATCCCGGAGGAGTTTCAGCGCGAGGCGCTCGTCAATACCAACAAGGTGGCCGACAAGTGCGCGTTCGACCTCCCGATGGGGGACCTCCTGATGCCTCACTACCCCATCCCGGACGGGTTCGAGGACATGGACGGGTACCTGCGCCACCTCGCCTTCGAGCGGGCGAAGGAGCGCTACGGCGACCCGCTGCCTCAGACGGTCGTGAACCGGCTCAACCACGAGCTCGGCATTATCGCCGACGAGGGCTACTCCGGCTACTTCCTCATCGTCCAGGACTTCACGGACGCGGCCCGCGAACTCGACGTGCGCGTGGGCCCGGGGCGCGGCTCCGCCGCCGGCAGCTGCGTGAGCTACTGCCTCGGCATCACCAACGTGGACCCGCTCGAATACGACCTTCTCTTCGAGCGCTTCCTCAACCCGGAGCGCGTGTCGATGCCCGACATCGACATCGACTTCGACGACCGGGGCCGCGAAAAGGTGATCGACTACGTGGTGGAGAAATACGGGCAGGAGAATGTCTGCCAGATCGTCACATTCGGCACCATGGGCGCGAAGACCGCGGTGCGCGACGTGTCGCGCGTACTGGACATCCCGCTGGACCGCGCCGACGAAATCGCCAAGATGATCCCCGACGGGCCGGGCGTGGACCTCGAACAGGCCTTCGACGAGAACCCCGACTTCCGCGCGCTGAAGGACGCCAACAACCCGGAGGTCAGCAAGATGATGCAGTACGCAGAGGTGCTGGAGGGGTCGGTGCGGCATACCGGGGTCCACGCCGCCGGCGTCATCATCGCCCCCGGTGAGATCAGCGACTACGTGCCCGTCTCCGTCGCCAAGAGCAAGGGCGAGGAGGTCGTCACCACCCAGTACGACGGCGACTGGGTGGAGGAGTTCGGGCTGCTGAAGATGGACTTCCTCGGCCTCAAGACGCTCACGCTCATCGAGGACGCCGTCGAGCTCGTCGAGGACACCCGCGACGTGGACCTCAACATCGACGACATCCCGCTCGACGACGAGGCCACGTTCGAGCTCTTCCAGCGCGGGGATACGGTCTCGATCTTTCAGTTCGAGTCGACCGGCATGCGGGAGCACCTCCGCAAGCTGAAGCCGACGGAGATCGGCGACCTGATCGCCATGAACGCGCTCTACCGGCCGGGCCCGATGGAGAACATTCCCACCTACGTGGCCCGCAAGCACGGGCGGGAGGAGGTGGAGTACCCCCATCCGCTGCTGGAGGACATCCTGGAGCCGACGTACGGCATCGCTGTGTTTCAGGAGCAGGTGATGCAGATGGCCCGCGAGCTGGCCGGCTTCTCCCTCGGCGAGGCGGACATCCTGCGCCGCGCGATGGGCAAGAAGAAGGAAAAGCTCATGCGCAAGCAGCGGGAGAAGTTCATCAAGGGGTGCGAGGCGGAGAATGGCATCCCGGAAGACGAGGCGGACGAGCTCTTCGACATCATCAACGAGTTCGCCGGGTACGGCTTCAACAAATCTCACTCAGCCGCCTACTCGCTGGTCGCCTACCGCACGGCCTACCTGAAGGCCCACTACCCGCCGGAATTTATGGCGGCGGCGATGACCAACGAGATGGACAACACCGACAAGCTGTCGAAGGTGCTGGAGGAGGCCCGGAGCATGGGCCTGGAGGTGCTCCCGCCCTCCATTAACCGGAGCCAGTCGCGCTTCACGGTGGAACAGGGCCCGGACGGGGCGTACCGCGTCCGCTTCGGCCTCGCGGCGATCAAGAACGCGGGCGAAAAGGCAATCAACGCTCTGATCGACGCCCGGGAGGAGCACGGCCCGTTCGACTCCATCTTCGACCTCACGAAAAACGTGGACCTCGGCACGGTCAACAAGCGCACGCTGGAGGCGCTCGCCCAAGCCGGGGCGCTCGACGACCTGGAGGGCCACCGCGCGCAGCTGATGGAGATCATGGACAAGGCCGTGCGCTACGGCCAGAAGGTGCAGCACGACCGCATGGCCGGCCAAAACTCGCTCTTCGGCAACGGCGACGCGGGCACCGAGGCGATGCAGCCGGGCCTGCCGGACGTGGAGACCTGGGCCAAGTCGCAGCGCCTGAAGGAAGAGCACGAGGTGCTGGGCTTCTACGTCTCCGGCCACCCGCTCGACGAGTACCGCGCCGAGGCCGACGCCTTCGCCACCGCCCATTTCGGCGAGCCGGACCAGCTCGAACAGGTCATCGAACAGGCCGCCGGGGGCGACGGCCGCAACCGGGGGCCCGTCCGCACCTTCTGCGGGATCATTACCGAGGTGGACCGAAACACCACGAAGTCCGGCAAGCCGATCGCGTTCGCCACGATCGAGGACTTCACCGGCCAGGGCGAGATGGTCATCTTCTCCAGCATCCTCGACCGGGTGCAGCCCTACCTGGAAGTCGACAACGTCGTCCTCGCGAAAGGCAACGTGGAGGTCCGCGGCGGCACCGTGAAGGTGCTCGCCAAAGACCTCACTCCGATGTGGAAGGTGCGCGAGCAGATGGTGAGCGAGGTGATCCTGACGGTGGACCTCGACCAGGTGATGCCCGACGAGCTCCAGACCTTCCGACAGCTCTGCGAACGGACGGAGGGCAACTGCACGCTCTACTTCGACGTGGACGCCCCTGAGCTTCGGGGCCAGGAGCGCCTCCGCAGCCGGGCCTACGTCGTGGAGCCGACCGCCGAGTTCATGCGGGGGGCCCAGCGCATCTTCGGGCCCGATAACATCGCCCTGAAGGGGAACTGA
- a CDS encoding xylose isomerase gives MSDPSLHSLCRWTFHEGTGRFVPSGVRPAWGPDQFDTVDFVRLVRNEIAPRLPEHVELGVELHYDNEYNEENAADIADALDATGLSLAMVTPGAHLHYAYGGIASLDPDERKAAEAFSRRSVELAYGPLRPGWNDDPAKAPSLVVWNGSFGYDLATPELRRMYQNLKASLATLCQFEAEQGGALFMTLEPKPNEGHPALLLPTVASAIVMWYRIAEEFDVSLGRKGINKEIGHSEMVGLDPVHDTIEELDNGMMHHTHLNSQGYNDGISMGGPGRFDIDQAARINGLNIAMARLMQDAGFDRWKGHDVQARPYDDTKQALGRAVRSILSWEACEHAARKLDADLLHDFLAGRETAQAEDLMREAVVSAQHWFDDHFEPIA, from the coding sequence ATGTCCGACCCTTCACTCCACAGCCTCTGCCGCTGGACCTTCCACGAGGGCACGGGCCGATTCGTCCCGAGCGGCGTCCGCCCAGCCTGGGGGCCCGACCAGTTCGACACCGTCGACTTCGTCCGTCTGGTACGGAACGAGATTGCGCCGCGCCTGCCCGAGCACGTCGAGCTGGGCGTGGAGCTGCACTACGACAACGAGTATAACGAGGAGAATGCGGCGGACATCGCCGACGCCCTGGACGCGACGGGCCTGAGCCTGGCAATGGTGACACCGGGGGCCCATCTGCACTACGCCTACGGCGGGATCGCGTCGCTTGACCCCGACGAGCGCAAGGCGGCCGAGGCGTTTTCCAGGCGCAGCGTCGAGCTTGCCTACGGCCCCCTCCGCCCCGGCTGGAACGACGACCCGGCCAAGGCCCCCTCCCTCGTCGTGTGGAACGGCTCCTTCGGGTACGACCTCGCCACCCCCGAGCTGCGGCGGATGTACCAGAACCTGAAGGCAAGCCTGGCGACACTGTGCCAGTTTGAGGCGGAGCAGGGCGGGGCCCTCTTCATGACGCTGGAGCCGAAGCCCAACGAAGGGCACCCGGCCCTGCTCCTCCCCACCGTGGCGAGCGCCATCGTCATGTGGTACCGCATCGCGGAGGAGTTCGACGTGTCCCTAGGCCGGAAGGGCATCAACAAGGAGATCGGCCACTCCGAGATGGTGGGCCTCGACCCGGTGCACGACACGATCGAGGAGCTCGACAACGGGATGATGCACCACACCCACCTCAACAGCCAGGGCTACAACGACGGCATCTCGATGGGCGGCCCCGGGCGGTTCGATATCGACCAGGCCGCCCGCATCAACGGACTGAACATCGCCATGGCCCGCCTCATGCAGGACGCCGGCTTCGACCGTTGGAAGGGCCACGACGTGCAGGCCCGTCCCTACGACGACACCAAGCAGGCCCTGGGCCGCGCGGTGCGTAGCATTCTCAGCTGGGAGGCCTGCGAACACGCCGCCCGAAAGCTCGATGCCGACCTGCTGCACGACTTCCTCGCCGGCCGGGAGACGGCCCAGGCCGAAGACCTGATGCGCGAGGCCGTCGTGTCGGCCCAACACTGGTTCGACGACCACTTCGAGCCGATTGCGTAG
- a CDS encoding DUF819 domain-containing protein → MFTSPLVSEPMAIIALFSAILGVVFWLDSFEAFEPAFKYLPPVIWAYFVPMLCTTAGLTPAESPVYDWMSAYLLPFSLFLLMITVDLKAILRLGPMALFMMCAGTLGIIVGGPVVFALFGPFFEDPVAWKGFAALSGSWIGGTANMVAMKQSFGTPDSTLGPLLVVDVVAGYGWMGVLIFLSAYQAHFDDWMQADTTAMDRLNEKMKNMEDQLRPVTLRDLALMIGLALAATVGAKAIAGTLPELGDPTAITTDTWAILLVVTGGLLLSFTPLQEMENAGASRLGYFALYLLLTSIGAKADLAAVLDVPLYLLAGVLWILIHIAFLLAAARMVKAPLFFVATGSMANVGGAASAPIVAGVYLPAMAPVGLLMGVAGYILGIYAALGCGWLIGLVAV, encoded by the coding sequence GTGTTTACCTCTCCCCTCGTCTCCGAGCCGATGGCGATCATCGCGCTCTTCAGTGCCATCCTCGGCGTCGTCTTCTGGCTGGACTCATTCGAGGCCTTCGAGCCCGCGTTCAAGTACCTCCCGCCGGTCATCTGGGCCTACTTCGTGCCCATGCTGTGCACCACCGCCGGCCTGACCCCGGCCGAGAGCCCGGTGTACGACTGGATGTCGGCCTACCTGCTGCCCTTCTCGCTCTTCCTGCTCATGATCACGGTCGACCTGAAGGCCATCCTCCGCCTGGGGCCGATGGCGCTGTTCATGATGTGCGCGGGCACGCTCGGCATCATCGTGGGCGGACCGGTCGTGTTCGCGCTGTTCGGCCCGTTCTTCGAGGACCCGGTGGCCTGGAAAGGGTTTGCCGCGCTCTCGGGCAGCTGGATCGGGGGCACGGCCAACATGGTGGCGATGAAGCAGAGCTTCGGCACCCCCGACAGCACGCTCGGGCCGCTCCTGGTGGTGGACGTGGTGGCCGGCTACGGCTGGATGGGCGTGCTCATCTTTCTGAGTGCCTACCAGGCCCACTTCGACGACTGGATGCAGGCGGACACGACGGCGATGGACCGCCTGAACGAAAAGATGAAAAATATGGAGGACCAGTTGCGGCCCGTCACCCTGCGCGACCTCGCGTTGATGATCGGCCTCGCCCTCGCCGCGACCGTCGGGGCCAAGGCCATTGCGGGCACGCTTCCTGAGCTCGGCGACCCCACCGCCATCACGACGGACACCTGGGCGATTCTCCTCGTGGTGACGGGCGGGCTTCTGCTCTCGTTCACGCCCCTCCAGGAGATGGAGAACGCGGGGGCGTCCCGGCTCGGCTACTTCGCGCTGTACCTGCTCCTCACGTCCATCGGCGCGAAGGCCGACCTCGCTGCCGTGCTGGATGTCCCGCTGTACCTGCTGGCCGGGGTGCTGTGGATTCTGATCCACATCGCCTTCCTGCTAGCCGCCGCCCGGATGGTGAAGGCTCCCCTCTTCTTCGTCGCCACCGGCAGCATGGCCAACGTGGGCGGGGCCGCCAGCGCCCCCATCGTGGCGGGCGTCTATCTGCCGGCAATGGCGCCCGTGGGCCTGCTGATGGGCGTGGCCGGCTACATTCTGGGCATCTACGCCGCCCTCGGCTGCGGCTGGCTGATCGGGCTCGTGGCGGTATGA
- a CDS encoding citrate synthase gives MASSVPSDTSVLFETDHGSVERTTQDRVRLRFGSTSWILASSDVPGLRDTTRSLASEVYHCERDCRWQLRVDGHPTVVLDSDEVLRLDALLDGAVTMLELDTILDGASISRPVVA, from the coding sequence ATGGCTTCTTCCGTCCCGTCCGACACGTCCGTCCTTTTCGAGACCGACCACGGCTCCGTGGAGCGCACGACGCAGGATCGCGTCCGTCTGCGGTTTGGCAGCACGAGTTGGATTCTGGCGTCGTCGGACGTGCCGGGCCTGCGCGACACCACGCGATCGTTGGCGAGTGAGGTCTACCACTGCGAGCGCGACTGTCGGTGGCAGCTCCGGGTGGACGGGCACCCCACGGTCGTGCTGGACTCCGACGAGGTGCTCCGGCTCGACGCCCTGCTCGACGGGGCGGTGACGATGCTCGAGCTCGACACCATTCTGGACGGGGCGTCCATTTCCCGACCGGTCGTAGCGTAG
- the lgt gene encoding prolipoprotein diacylglyceryl transferase: protein MLLQIHWDVDPTIFRWGILAPRWYGLLFALGFLIGFYLMRRVFEREGKPEEDLDYLLFYLLGGTILGARLGHILFYAPGYYFSNPLEIPMIQRGGLASHGGLIGVVLAIWLYCRRREDQPFLWLLDRLAAPVALTGSLIRLGNFFNSEILGVPTDLPWGVVFERAARVRRGIEAVPLHPVQLYESICYFLIFGLLWRLYQQQGAETPRGQLVGLFFTLIFGVRIVLEFFKMRQIHFEAALPMGLSMGQLLSVPAVAVGLWLWQRASTPSSSPTRA, encoded by the coding sequence ATGCTCCTGCAGATCCACTGGGACGTCGACCCGACGATTTTTCGTTGGGGCATTCTCGCCCCGCGCTGGTACGGCCTTCTGTTTGCGCTGGGCTTCCTGATCGGCTTCTACCTGATGCGGCGCGTCTTTGAGCGGGAGGGCAAGCCGGAGGAGGACCTCGACTACCTGCTGTTTTATCTATTGGGGGGGACGATCCTCGGGGCCCGCCTCGGACACATTCTGTTTTACGCACCGGGCTACTACTTCAGCAATCCGCTCGAGATTCCCATGATCCAGCGGGGCGGGCTCGCCAGCCACGGGGGGCTCATCGGCGTCGTGCTGGCCATTTGGCTTTACTGCCGGCGCCGCGAGGACCAGCCGTTTCTGTGGTTGCTCGACCGCCTGGCGGCGCCCGTGGCCCTCACCGGCAGCCTCATTCGCCTCGGCAACTTCTTCAACTCCGAAATCCTGGGCGTCCCGACGGACCTTCCCTGGGGCGTCGTCTTCGAGCGCGCAGCCCGGGTGCGGCGGGGCATCGAGGCGGTCCCCCTCCATCCCGTGCAGCTCTACGAGTCGATCTGCTACTTCCTCATCTTCGGGCTCCTGTGGCGCCTCTATCAGCAGCAGGGGGCGGAGACCCCACGGGGACAGCTGGTGGGGCTGTTCTTCACGCTGATCTTTGGCGTCCGCATCGTGCTGGAATTCTTTAAGATGCGGCAGATCCACTTCGAGGCGGCACTGCCGATGGGGCTTAGCATGGGCCAGTTGCTTAGCGTGCCCGCCGTGGCGGTGGGCCTGTGGCTGTGGCAGCGGGCCTCCACTCCCTCCTCGTCCCCCACTCGTGCCTGA
- a CDS encoding xylulokinase: protein MLLGYDIGSSAIKAALLDPDTGNTVASTRVPSDHEMSMDAPRPGWAEQPPARWWRHVQAATDALRSRPNADLQAVQAIGITYQMHGLVLVDENHEALRPAIVWADSRAVEIGRKAFGALGTDWCLRHLLNSPGNFTAAKLAWVKRHEPDVYDRVHKAMLPGDYLALKLTGTVRTTPSGLSEGTLWDVQRQGLAVDLLDHFGLDPDLWPEPVPTFSEQGALIPTAAETLGLPEGIPVAYRAGDQPNNAFSLNVLEPGELAATAGTSGVIYGVGDTPAYDPPSRVNTFLHVNHEPEARPRYGTLMCVNGTGILNRWLRGTLAGADGPSYQEMNAEAAQAPIGAEGLTVLPFGNGAERTLGNRDLGASVHGLNFNVHGRPHLLRAAQEGIVFALRYGLDIMREMGLSAETIRAGHGNMFLSPLFATAFATLTDTTVELLRTDGAEGAARGAGVGAGLYAAPSDAFGGLEPVTTVPPNPKQAPAYAEAYARWTDTLAHQLNRPT, encoded by the coding sequence ATGCTTCTCGGCTACGACATTGGCAGCTCGGCGATCAAGGCGGCCCTGCTGGATCCGGACACCGGCAACACGGTGGCCTCCACCCGCGTCCCGTCGGACCACGAGATGAGCATGGACGCCCCGCGCCCCGGCTGGGCCGAGCAGCCGCCCGCCCGCTGGTGGCGCCACGTGCAGGCCGCCACGGACGCGCTCCGATCGAGGCCCAACGCCGACCTCCAGGCCGTGCAGGCGATCGGGATCACCTACCAAATGCACGGGCTCGTGCTCGTCGATGAGAATCACGAGGCGCTCCGTCCGGCCATCGTCTGGGCCGACAGTCGGGCGGTGGAGATTGGGAGGAAGGCCTTCGGGGCGCTCGGCACGGACTGGTGCCTGCGCCACCTCCTCAACAGCCCCGGCAACTTCACCGCCGCCAAACTGGCCTGGGTGAAGCGCCACGAGCCGGACGTGTACGACCGAGTCCACAAGGCCATGCTGCCCGGCGATTACCTCGCCCTAAAGCTGACCGGCACCGTCCGCACGACCCCGTCGGGCCTCTCCGAGGGCACGCTCTGGGACGTGCAGCGCCAGGGCCTGGCGGTCGACCTGCTCGACCACTTCGGCCTCGATCCGGACCTGTGGCCCGAGCCGGTGCCCACGTTTTCTGAACAGGGTGCCCTCATCCCCACTGCCGCCGAGACCCTGGGCCTTCCCGAGGGCATTCCCGTGGCCTACCGGGCGGGCGATCAGCCCAACAACGCCTTCTCGCTCAATGTCCTGGAGCCCGGCGAGCTGGCCGCGACGGCCGGCACGTCCGGCGTCATCTACGGCGTCGGCGACACGCCGGCCTACGACCCGCCGTCCCGCGTCAACACTTTCCTCCACGTGAATCACGAGCCGGAGGCGCGTCCCCGCTACGGCACCCTCATGTGCGTGAACGGGACCGGCATCCTCAACCGGTGGCTGCGCGGGACCCTCGCCGGCGCCGACGGCCCCTCCTACCAGGAGATGAACGCGGAGGCCGCCCAGGCCCCCATCGGGGCCGAGGGGCTCACTGTGCTCCCCTTCGGCAACGGGGCGGAGCGCACCTTGGGCAACCGCGACCTCGGGGCGTCGGTGCACGGGCTCAACTTCAACGTGCATGGCCGCCCCCACCTGCTCCGCGCCGCACAGGAGGGCATTGTCTTCGCCCTGCGCTACGGCCTCGACATCATGCGGGAGATGGGCCTCTCCGCCGAGACGATTCGGGCCGGCCACGGCAACATGTTTCTCAGCCCGCTCTTCGCCACCGCCTTCGCCACCCTCACGGACACGACCGTCGAGCTGCTTCGTACCGACGGGGCCGAAGGGGCCGCCCGCGGGGCCGGGGTGGGGGCCGGCCTCTATGCCGCCCCGAGCGATGCCTTCGGGGGCCTGGAGCCCGTGACGACGGTGCCCCCAAACCCCAAACAAGCCCCGGCCTACGCGGAGGCGTACGCCCGCTGGACCGACACGCTCGCTCACCAACTCAACCGCCCGACCTGA